Proteins co-encoded in one Clostridiales bacterium genomic window:
- a CDS encoding NADH-quinone oxidoreductase subunit M gives MLAVDLLVLLPLAGAIAVVVIGARAPRFARVISLCVSFGPALLLASLAPHWLLDGTAVVGTAIPTDAFSFWSLRIDGMSAPLLALGALLGPVAVLASWNVEKRAVAHHALLLGLQAAIAGVFLAADIVLLYVFWEAVLIPMYFLIGVWGHEGRKHAAMKFFIYTFAGSALMLVGILVAIFQTGQTSIEAIVGSAGSISDPALVFWLIAAGMLVKIPAVPLHTWLADAHVEAPTAGSILLAGLLLKMGGYGFMRVAIPIAPDVFIDARGALAILGGIGIVYGASLAFAQIDLKRLIALSSVSHMGFVLLAISSGTENGYLAAMLVMVSHGLIAPLLFLLAGQLYERTGTRSMERFGGLGVTMPRWAALFTFGALASLGLPGLSGFPGELLALVSAFGAWSYWMAPAAAGVVLAAAYNLRAVRETVWGQASGEWSGIADVGVRDLAGTLLLGVAIVAVGVWPGVVTGATGDVFRVLASMTAGG, from the coding sequence ATGCTCGCGGTCGATCTGTTGGTCTTACTCCCGCTCGCAGGCGCGATCGCGGTTGTGGTGATTGGCGCACGCGCGCCTCGTTTTGCGCGCGTGATCTCGCTGTGCGTGTCCTTTGGACCGGCGCTTCTGCTCGCCTCACTCGCGCCCCACTGGTTGCTTGATGGAACGGCTGTTGTGGGGACCGCGATACCGACCGACGCCTTTTCGTTCTGGTCGCTTCGCATCGACGGGATGAGCGCGCCGTTGCTTGCGCTTGGCGCCCTGCTCGGCCCGGTTGCGGTGCTTGCATCGTGGAATGTCGAGAAGCGGGCCGTCGCGCACCACGCGCTTCTGCTCGGCCTGCAAGCTGCGATAGCCGGCGTCTTTCTTGCCGCTGACATCGTGCTCCTCTATGTGTTTTGGGAGGCTGTGCTGATCCCGATGTACTTCCTCATCGGCGTGTGGGGCCACGAGGGGCGAAAGCACGCCGCGATGAAGTTCTTCATCTACACCTTCGCGGGGAGCGCCCTCATGCTTGTCGGCATTCTTGTCGCGATTTTCCAGACGGGCCAGACCTCGATTGAAGCCATTGTCGGATCGGCCGGGAGCATCTCCGATCCGGCACTTGTGTTTTGGCTGATCGCCGCGGGCATGCTCGTGAAGATTCCCGCCGTCCCGCTGCATACGTGGCTTGCCGACGCCCATGTGGAGGCGCCGACAGCCGGTTCCATCCTGCTTGCGGGCCTTCTGCTCAAGATGGGCGGATATGGTTTCATGCGTGTCGCGATCCCGATCGCGCCAGACGTGTTTATCGACGCGCGTGGGGCACTCGCCATCCTCGGCGGCATTGGAATCGTGTACGGGGCATCCCTCGCGTTCGCGCAGATTGATTTGAAGCGCCTCATTGCGCTATCGAGCGTTTCGCACATGGGATTCGTGCTTCTTGCCATCTCATCTGGGACCGAGAACGGCTATCTCGCCGCCATGCTTGTCATGGTGAGTCACGGCCTCATCGCGCCTCTGCTCTTCCTGCTCGCCGGGCAGCTCTACGAGCGAACCGGGACCCGTAGCATGGAGCGCTTCGGAGGTCTTGGCGTCACCATGCCGAGGTGGGCTGCGCTCTTCACGTTTGGCGCGCTTGCCTCACTTGGACTGCCAGGACTTTCCGGCTTTCCCGGGGAGCTGCTTGCGCTGGTCTCCGCGTTTGGCGCGTGGTCGTACTGGATGGCGCCGGCCGCTGCGGGAGTTGTGCTGGCGGCCGCGTACAACCTTCGCGCGGTTCGCGAGACGGTTTGGGGTCAGGCGAGCGGGGAGTGGAGCGGGATTGCCGATGTCGGCGTTCGCGATCTTGCTGGCACGCTTCTTCTCGGCGTTGCGATAGTCGCTGTGGGGGTGTGGCCAGGTGTTGTCACAGGTGCCACTGGCGATGTCTTCCGAGTGCTCGCGTCGATGACGGCGGGTGGATGA
- a CDS encoding NADH-quinone oxidoreductase subunit J, translating into MTGDAIVYAVLAGVAIAGGLITVFTRDITRMMIGLGAFLLALAGFFVYWGAVFLGAVQLFVYVGGVLVLFVFAIMLVHRGSDGSPRLETRHDVAALTVAGGVFFMVVSTLQDVAPRGVEGAIDSDTDRIAEVFLGPMLTHFEMAGVLLLAVLVAVVVIVGGREK; encoded by the coding sequence ATGACGGGAGACGCGATCGTGTATGCCGTTCTTGCCGGCGTCGCCATTGCCGGAGGACTCATCACGGTGTTCACCCGGGACATCACGCGAATGATGATCGGGCTCGGCGCGTTTCTTCTGGCACTCGCCGGCTTCTTCGTCTATTGGGGTGCGGTGTTTCTGGGCGCGGTACAGCTGTTTGTCTATGTTGGCGGCGTGCTCGTGCTGTTTGTCTTTGCCATCATGCTCGTGCATCGGGGCTCCGACGGCTCACCTCGGCTTGAAACCAGACACGACGTCGCCGCGCTCACCGTCGCCGGCGGGGTGTTTTTCATGGTTGTCTCGACACTTCAAGACGTCGCTCCCCGCGGCGTGGAAGGCGCGATTGACTCTGACACCGACAGGATCGCCGAGGTGTTCCTTGGTCCGATGCTCACCCACTTTGAGATGGCTGGCGTGCTGCTGCTGGCAGTTCTTGTCGCGGTGGTTGTGATTGTGGGCGGGAGGGAGAAGTGA
- a CDS encoding thymidine phosphorylase: MTFEQLIASKRDGAEHTPEQIERIVSAFATGQMPDYQMSAWLMAALLNGLTADETVALTGAMVRSGRVVDLSEIHGVKVDKHSTGGVADTTTLVVAPLVAALGVPVAKMSGRGLGHTGGTLDKLEAIPGMRVELDAEEFIEQVREVGIAVIAQSPDIDPADKKMYALRDVTATVPSIPLIVGSIISKKIAGGADAILLDVKVGSGAFMKTIKDAEALADALVRTGEALGKQVHSVMTGMDQPLGTAVGNALEVAEAIRTLKGEGPPDLTEVCLALTGKMALLGGVAADEREGRAMAERALRSGEGVRVMTRWIAAQGGDPYIVENPERLPRAWVTHEVRATRAGYVTATNAEAIGRAAMLAGAGRATPTDVIDPAAGLVLEPRIGDAVERGERIATVHAATDARCAEAEAMLLSAITISDVRTEPPPLFLKG; the protein is encoded by the coding sequence GTGACGTTCGAGCAGCTCATCGCATCAAAGCGTGACGGCGCGGAACACACTCCCGAGCAGATTGAGCGGATCGTCTCGGCGTTTGCGACAGGCCAGATGCCCGACTACCAGATGAGCGCGTGGCTAATGGCCGCGCTCTTGAACGGGCTTACCGCCGATGAGACCGTAGCGCTGACCGGTGCGATGGTGCGCTCGGGGCGCGTGGTCGACCTTTCGGAGATTCACGGTGTGAAGGTCGACAAGCACTCGACGGGGGGTGTGGCCGATACGACAACCCTGGTGGTCGCCCCGCTCGTCGCTGCTCTCGGCGTTCCTGTCGCCAAGATGAGCGGGCGCGGACTTGGGCACACGGGAGGTACCCTCGACAAACTCGAGGCGATACCCGGGATGCGTGTCGAACTTGACGCCGAGGAGTTCATCGAGCAGGTGCGTGAGGTTGGAATAGCCGTCATTGCTCAATCGCCCGACATCGACCCGGCCGACAAGAAGATGTACGCCCTCCGGGATGTCACCGCGACAGTGCCGTCCATCCCGCTTATCGTGGGCTCGATCATCTCTAAGAAGATAGCGGGTGGGGCCGATGCGATCCTTCTCGACGTGAAGGTCGGGTCGGGCGCCTTCATGAAGACGATCAAAGACGCCGAGGCGCTCGCGGATGCGCTCGTGCGCACAGGAGAGGCACTTGGCAAGCAGGTACACTCGGTGATGACCGGGATGGATCAGCCGCTTGGCACGGCGGTGGGTAACGCGCTTGAAGTCGCTGAAGCGATAAGGACGCTCAAAGGTGAGGGACCGCCGGACCTGACCGAGGTATGCCTTGCGTTGACGGGCAAGATGGCCCTGCTCGGCGGTGTGGCAGCCGATGAGCGCGAGGGACGCGCCATGGCCGAGCGCGCACTGCGATCCGGTGAAGGCGTTCGAGTGATGACGCGCTGGATTGCGGCTCAGGGCGGTGATCCCTACATCGTTGAGAACCCGGAACGCCTGCCTCGCGCATGGGTGACGCACGAGGTCCGCGCGACACGCGCCGGATACGTGACAGCCACAAACGCCGAGGCGATCGGTCGTGCGGCGATGCTCGCGGGCGCAGGCCGGGCGACCCCCACGGACGTGATCGACCCGGCTGCGGGGCTCGTGCTTGAGCCACGCATCGGAGATGCGGTCGAGCGCGGCGAGCGTATCGCGACCGTACACGCCGCGACGGACGCTCGGTGCGCTGAGGCTGAAGCGATGCTGCTCTCGGCGATCACCATCAGCGATGTGAGGACCGAGCCGCCACCGCTCTTTCTTAAGGGGTAG
- the tadA gene encoding Flp pilus assembly complex ATPase component TadA: MTYTRERLGEILVNSGLVSMEDMSAALAEQLRLGGKLGQILVDMGVASEEQIADTLALQKGYEYVDLTTYRVDRSAASLLPARVALMRHVVPIELRDGALVLAMADPLDIETADEVEVRTGYRVVPVVASPSHIRYAIEKYISAADAFQGVVDAVEDAESVRAEADTQVLVGGEDVPIVRLVNQLIREAVLERASDIHIEPGISGVRVRYRVDGVLHEVMSLPLAARAGITSRIKIMAEMDIAERRRPQDGKIALRIEERPIDLRVAGVPTPFGESLVIRILNAEFSFHSLTDLGMNTTHLETLSDLLTRPYGALLVSGPTGSGKSTTMYAALQKLNDPSRKIITIEEPVEYQMTGVTQIGVNTKIGLTFASGLRTVLRSDPDIVMVGEIRDPETAEIAIRAALTGHLVLSSIHTNDAPSALTRLVDMGVPTYITGSSLLGVIAQRLARKLCEACKRPVKLDAAEIAAAGFDKREAADLTVYEPVGCAQCGDSGYRGRMGLFEVMHIDESLTRLFMTNAPADQLRTLAIKRGMVTLRRDALDKVAAGHTSLAEVARVVM; encoded by the coding sequence GTGACGTACACACGTGAGAGACTCGGCGAGATCCTCGTGAACTCGGGCCTCGTTTCGATGGAGGACATGAGCGCCGCGCTTGCCGAGCAGCTCAGACTTGGCGGGAAGCTTGGCCAGATCCTCGTCGACATGGGCGTGGCGAGCGAGGAACAGATCGCTGACACGCTCGCTCTTCAGAAAGGGTACGAGTACGTTGACCTCACCACGTACCGGGTAGACCGCTCGGCCGCGAGCCTCCTGCCCGCACGTGTTGCGCTCATGCGGCACGTTGTCCCCATCGAGTTGCGCGACGGCGCGCTCGTGCTCGCGATGGCGGACCCCCTCGACATCGAGACCGCTGACGAGGTGGAGGTCCGGACAGGGTATCGCGTCGTTCCCGTCGTTGCGTCTCCATCCCACATCCGCTACGCGATAGAGAAGTACATCTCGGCCGCAGACGCGTTCCAGGGCGTGGTGGACGCAGTCGAGGACGCCGAATCGGTGAGGGCCGAGGCGGACACGCAGGTCCTTGTTGGCGGGGAGGACGTTCCGATCGTCCGTCTCGTCAACCAGCTTATACGAGAGGCGGTACTCGAGCGGGCGAGCGACATACACATCGAGCCAGGGATAAGCGGTGTTCGAGTCCGCTACCGGGTCGACGGTGTGCTCCACGAGGTCATGTCGCTCCCGCTGGCGGCGCGTGCGGGGATTACAAGCCGGATCAAGATCATGGCCGAGATGGACATCGCGGAGCGTCGCCGGCCCCAAGACGGCAAGATCGCGCTCAGGATCGAAGAACGTCCGATCGACTTGCGTGTCGCAGGCGTTCCAACGCCCTTTGGTGAGAGTCTCGTCATACGCATACTCAACGCCGAGTTCTCGTTTCACTCCCTGACCGACCTCGGAATGAACACCACCCACCTCGAAACACTCTCTGACCTCCTCACCCGTCCGTACGGTGCCCTCCTTGTCTCTGGTCCCACCGGTTCGGGCAAGTCCACGACGATGTACGCCGCGCTCCAGAAGCTCAACGACCCGTCGCGCAAGATCATCACGATCGAAGAACCGGTCGAGTACCAGATGACTGGCGTCACACAGATTGGCGTCAACACCAAGATCGGACTGACCTTCGCGAGCGGTCTTAGGACGGTGCTGCGCTCCGATCCCGACATCGTGATGGTCGGTGAGATCAGGGATCCAGAGACAGCTGAGATCGCCATCCGGGCGGCGCTTACCGGGCACCTCGTCCTCTCGTCGATCCACACCAACGATGCGCCCTCGGCGCTGACGCGCCTTGTCGACATGGGCGTGCCCACTTACATCACCGGCTCGTCCCTTCTCGGCGTGATCGCTCAGCGACTCGCGCGTAAGCTTTGCGAGGCGTGCAAGCGCCCGGTGAAGCTCGATGCGGCGGAGATCGCGGCCGCCGGCTTTGACAAGCGGGAGGCCGCTGACCTCACTGTGTACGAACCGGTGGGCTGCGCACAGTGCGGGGACTCCGGATACCGCGGGCGAATGGGACTCTTCGAGGTCATGCACATCGATGAGAGCCTGACCCGGCTCTTCATGACGAATGCTCCCGCTGACCAGCTTCGGACTCTTGCGATAAAGAGGGGGATGGTCACGTTGCGCAGGGACGCGCTCGACAAGGTTGCGGCCGGGCACACGAGTCTTGCTGAGGTAGCAAGGGTTGTGATGTGA
- a CDS encoding FAD-dependent oxidoreductase codes for MAVGGRFSRGGDEPGARLNGGARHHEVGAPDRTPDVVPITVSVTDDFSPGVTGFIQRWRSLLVGYGITGRRALEPATTLRYPHEKVTISPRWRGALRLRGILGRDEIGLLKASPPVYNDLIDELYSADRLPPCVGNCPANVDARGQGYLLAEGRAAEAYELVRERNILPGVLGRICHHPCETACRRSYYDEPVAIRPLHRHAYEEFVKVAEERLTLLPVTREERVAIIGSGPSGLAAAFDLMSLGYSVTVYEKDSHPGGALYSGVPAYRLPREILLGEIEYLVRLGLELKLGIEVGTDVPIDYLMGEYDAVLIAAGLQESRIIPLPGSDATGVEGALPFLKAANWKGDAGVKGQRVLVIGGGNVAVDVARCAVRTGAAEVRLACLEADDEMPCHPWEIEEALDEGVIAMCSLGPEEVLTTSGGLVRGMRMRECLGVFDAAGRFAPRFGEGYTDIACDVVVFAVGQAPALADLVAGSDLRLTERGLLPVDGTLFTTSHPGVFACGEVVTGPGSAIGSIATGHEAAISIHRHLRGEDLRAERTLRPVPLYSAYQKATLAGVESSRLRAVMPMARAEERAKDFRPIELGFTHLEALNEAARCLRCQSEVCVGCTFCARTCPDYAIEVDRIDDPGGRCVTRYDLDLTKCCFCGLCAEQCPTDALAHTGSYELTFYHRDLAVLDRDEMLRDGIGTRVTGRDAVCHEARKAGS; via the coding sequence GTGGCTGTAGGGGGTCGCTTCTCACGTGGAGGTGATGAGCCCGGCGCCCGGCTGAATGGCGGTGCCCGCCACCACGAAGTTGGCGCGCCCGATCGCACGCCGGACGTCGTGCCGATCACGGTGAGCGTCACCGACGACTTCTCCCCGGGCGTGACAGGATTCATCCAGAGGTGGCGCTCGCTCCTCGTCGGGTACGGGATCACAGGCCGCCGAGCGCTTGAGCCCGCTACGACTCTTCGCTACCCCCATGAGAAGGTCACCATTTCCCCGCGATGGCGTGGAGCGCTCCGGCTACGAGGAATTCTGGGCCGCGACGAAATCGGCCTGCTCAAAGCGTCGCCACCCGTCTACAACGACCTCATCGACGAGCTCTACTCCGCTGACCGGCTCCCGCCATGCGTGGGAAACTGTCCTGCTAACGTAGACGCTCGCGGACAGGGCTATCTGCTCGCCGAGGGAAGGGCTGCCGAGGCGTACGAACTCGTCAGGGAGCGCAACATCTTGCCGGGTGTTCTTGGCAGGATATGTCACCACCCGTGCGAGACCGCGTGCCGCCGCAGCTACTACGACGAACCCGTCGCGATCAGGCCGCTGCACCGTCATGCGTACGAGGAGTTTGTCAAGGTCGCCGAGGAGCGGCTCACTTTGCTGCCGGTGACGCGCGAGGAGCGAGTCGCAATCATCGGCTCTGGACCGAGCGGACTCGCGGCGGCCTTTGACCTGATGAGCCTGGGCTACTCGGTGACTGTGTACGAGAAGGACAGCCACCCGGGAGGCGCGCTGTACTCGGGTGTTCCGGCGTACCGACTGCCACGGGAAATCTTGCTCGGAGAGATCGAATATTTGGTGAGGCTGGGCCTCGAGCTGAAACTCGGTATCGAGGTGGGTACCGACGTTCCCATCGACTACCTCATGGGCGAGTACGACGCTGTTCTCATCGCTGCGGGTCTTCAGGAGAGCCGGATCATTCCCCTTCCTGGCAGCGATGCGACCGGCGTGGAGGGCGCCCTGCCGTTCCTCAAGGCCGCCAACTGGAAGGGCGATGCCGGGGTAAAGGGCCAGCGCGTCTTGGTGATCGGCGGCGGCAATGTCGCCGTGGATGTCGCGAGATGCGCTGTCCGCACGGGAGCCGCTGAGGTGCGTCTGGCATGTCTCGAGGCAGATGATGAGATGCCGTGCCATCCGTGGGAGATCGAGGAAGCGCTCGACGAGGGTGTCATCGCGATGTGCTCTCTCGGCCCGGAAGAAGTACTCACGACATCCGGCGGGCTCGTTAGGGGGATGAGGATGCGGGAGTGCCTCGGGGTGTTCGACGCCGCTGGTCGCTTTGCGCCGCGATTTGGCGAGGGATATACCGATATCGCGTGTGACGTCGTGGTGTTCGCGGTTGGTCAGGCTCCCGCGCTCGCCGATCTGGTCGCGGGATCAGACCTCAGACTGACCGAGCGTGGGCTGCTGCCGGTCGACGGGACGCTGTTTACCACCTCGCATCCAGGCGTATTCGCGTGCGGCGAGGTCGTGACGGGACCCGGAAGCGCGATCGGATCGATCGCGACCGGTCACGAAGCGGCGATCTCGATCCATCGCCACTTGCGTGGCGAGGACCTGCGCGCTGAGCGCACGTTGCGTCCGGTGCCGCTCTACTCGGCGTATCAGAAGGCCACTCTCGCAGGCGTGGAGAGCTCCCGCTTGCGAGCGGTGATGCCCATGGCCCGTGCCGAGGAGCGTGCGAAGGACTTTCGACCCATCGAACTTGGCTTCACGCATCTCGAGGCGCTGAACGAAGCCGCCCGGTGTTTGCGATGCCAATCCGAGGTGTGCGTGGGCTGCACCTTCTGCGCGCGAACGTGTCCTGATTACGCCATCGAAGTTGACCGTATCGACGATCCTGGCGGCAGGTGCGTCACTCGCTACGATCTCGACCTGACCAAGTGCTGCTTCTGCGGACTGTGCGCCGAGCAGTGTCCGACCGACGCTCTTGCGCATACCGGTAGCTACGAACTGACCTTCTACCACCGCGATCTTGCTGTCCTCGACCGCGACGAGATGCTCCGCGATGGCATCGGCACCCGGGTCACGGGGCGTGACGCTGTGTGTCACGAGGCCAGAAAGGCCGGATCATGA
- the nuoL gene encoding NADH-quinone oxidoreductase subunit L — protein MSSLGWEGSVEALVTHGWSVVAVPVAVACAVALAGRRLGRGVALLASLAPAWVLATGVSAALFAPVGGEGAIGAGALPWLGVGLDVGWAIDGLATVMLCLVGIVALLVIVFSDGYLALAEARPRYFALLALFTGAMSLLVIADGFLGLFIGWELVGACSYLLIGYWFTKAEAASAAMKAFLTTRVGDVGLLIALAVLFAEVGDLSFAAVAAAVPRMAPETVTVVALLLLAGAVGKSAQFPLHIWLPDAMEGPTPVSALIHAATMVAAGVFLLARAWPLLGASEVALMATLAAGVVTAVLAAAAACAQSDIKKMLAYSTISQLGFMFAAIGAGAWAAAIFHLVTHASFKALLFLGAGSVIHSTGTQEMRHAGGIARLMPLTAVTWFVGAAALAGVPPFAGFFSKDKILDAVWGFDAVWGAALFAASALTALYITRATVLVFFGAYRGHGSPHEGGLRMRGPLVALAVLAAILGFAGGPVFALIGGGAAELDLAIAAAATTFAVTGGVIGMLFARRSLVRGEVVHPPSHAGLSSWARSGFGWDTLVAAMITRPAAAVVQLLDRRIDRGVIDRIAEGAGTASRVVGSGFSALQSGDGQWYATMTGAGAVALLTLVALIGRGL, from the coding sequence ATGAGCTCACTGGGTTGGGAGGGTAGCGTGGAGGCGCTCGTGACACACGGATGGAGCGTGGTCGCCGTTCCGGTAGCCGTCGCGTGCGCCGTTGCGCTTGCGGGACGCAGACTCGGCAGGGGTGTTGCGTTGCTCGCATCTCTCGCCCCAGCGTGGGTGCTGGCGACCGGCGTCTCAGCGGCGTTGTTCGCGCCTGTTGGAGGCGAGGGGGCGATCGGTGCAGGGGCGCTTCCTTGGCTTGGCGTAGGACTCGATGTGGGCTGGGCGATAGACGGGCTTGCGACCGTCATGCTCTGCCTGGTGGGCATCGTCGCGCTGCTCGTCATTGTGTTCTCCGATGGGTACCTTGCGCTCGCCGAGGCGCGTCCACGCTATTTCGCGCTACTCGCGCTGTTCACCGGAGCGATGTCGTTACTCGTGATCGCTGACGGATTTCTCGGCCTGTTTATCGGGTGGGAGCTCGTAGGGGCGTGCTCATACCTGCTCATCGGCTACTGGTTTACCAAAGCCGAGGCGGCCTCTGCGGCAATGAAGGCATTCCTCACGACGCGCGTCGGCGATGTCGGTCTCTTGATCGCCCTTGCGGTGCTCTTCGCCGAAGTGGGCGATTTGTCGTTTGCGGCTGTGGCCGCCGCTGTTCCTCGGATGGCTCCCGAGACCGTGACCGTGGTTGCGCTGCTGCTGCTGGCGGGTGCCGTAGGCAAGTCCGCGCAGTTCCCGCTGCACATCTGGCTGCCTGACGCGATGGAGGGTCCGACCCCTGTCTCCGCGCTCATACACGCGGCGACGATGGTGGCGGCAGGCGTGTTCCTGCTCGCGCGGGCGTGGCCGCTGTTGGGCGCTTCTGAGGTAGCGCTCATGGCGACCTTGGCGGCGGGAGTCGTTACGGCGGTCCTCGCCGCCGCGGCGGCGTGTGCGCAAAGTGACATCAAGAAGATGCTCGCCTACTCGACGATAAGCCAACTCGGCTTCATGTTCGCCGCCATCGGTGCCGGCGCATGGGCCGCCGCGATCTTCCATCTAGTAACCCACGCCTCATTCAAAGCGCTGCTCTTCCTTGGCGCCGGAAGCGTGATCCACTCTACTGGTACCCAAGAGATGCGACACGCTGGCGGGATCGCTCGGCTGATGCCGCTCACGGCCGTGACGTGGTTCGTGGGCGCAGCGGCGCTCGCGGGCGTCCCTCCGTTCGCTGGCTTTTTCAGTAAGGACAAGATCCTGGACGCTGTGTGGGGCTTTGACGCAGTGTGGGGCGCCGCGCTTTTCGCGGCGAGTGCGCTTACCGCGCTCTATATCACTCGCGCCACGGTGCTCGTCTTCTTTGGCGCGTATCGCGGGCACGGGTCTCCGCACGAGGGCGGGTTGCGGATGCGTGGCCCGCTTGTCGCGCTCGCCGTTCTTGCGGCCATCCTTGGATTTGCAGGTGGCCCGGTCTTCGCGCTCATCGGCGGAGGCGCGGCTGAACTCGACCTCGCGATCGCCGCCGCCGCAACGACGTTCGCGGTGACCGGCGGCGTGATAGGGATGCTTTTCGCGCGCCGCTCCCTTGTGAGGGGCGAGGTAGTGCACCCGCCCTCACACGCTGGCCTCTCCAGTTGGGCGCGCTCGGGTTTTGGCTGGGACACGCTGGTCGCCGCTATGATCACTCGGCCCGCCGCGGCGGTAGTCCAACTACTGGACCGGAGGATCGATCGCGGCGTCATCGACCGCATTGCCGAGGGCGCTGGGACGGCCTCTCGCGTTGTGGGTAGCGGATTTTCTGCGCTGCAGTCCGGCGACGGACAGTGGTACGCCACGATGACGGGCGCTGGCGCTGTTGCTCTGCTCACGCTCGTCGCGCTCATCGGAAGGGGGCTCTAA
- a CDS encoding phosphopentomutase: MRRDPRAVVLVLDSVGVGALPDAHLYGDEGANTLANTARAAGGLNMPNLGAMGLGNVTEILGVPRRSRALASWGRNAEASAGKDTTTGHWEMMGLHLTQPFPTYPQGFPVAVMDAFTRETGEGWLGNTPASGTAIIQELGDEHVRTGKPIVYTSADSVFQIAAHEDVISVERLYEMCSIAREAVCVGEHAVGRVIARPFIGPDPAGAYVRTHRRRDFAVAPFEPTVLDRLADRGIVSYGIGKIGEIFAWQGICESPHSEDNMHGFDNLIERVASLTPGFVFANLVDFDMIWGHRNDAEGYARGLEAVDARIPELLDAMIDGDLLIITADHGCDPTMPSTDHSREYTPVIAKVKGVDSGVDLGVRSTFSDVGETVLDFYGLAGACGRGRSFLADVLHAPDTKGAS; this comes from the coding sequence GTGCGAAGAGACCCGCGCGCGGTCGTGCTCGTGCTCGACAGCGTGGGCGTCGGCGCGTTGCCCGACGCTCACCTCTACGGAGATGAAGGCGCGAACACGCTTGCGAACACCGCTCGCGCGGCAGGCGGGCTCAACATGCCTAACCTCGGCGCGATGGGGCTTGGCAACGTGACAGAGATTCTTGGCGTGCCGCGGCGTTCAAGGGCACTCGCGTCGTGGGGACGCAACGCTGAGGCGAGTGCGGGCAAAGACACCACCACGGGTCATTGGGAGATGATGGGACTCCACCTCACGCAGCCGTTTCCCACGTACCCGCAAGGTTTTCCAGTCGCGGTGATGGACGCCTTCACACGTGAGACCGGGGAAGGGTGGCTCGGCAACACTCCGGCCAGCGGGACGGCGATCATACAAGAGCTTGGCGATGAACACGTGAGGACAGGCAAGCCGATCGTCTACACATCGGCCGACTCAGTCTTCCAGATTGCCGCGCACGAGGATGTGATCAGCGTCGAGCGGCTCTACGAGATGTGTTCTATCGCTCGAGAAGCGGTGTGCGTGGGTGAACACGCGGTTGGACGCGTCATCGCACGACCCTTCATCGGGCCTGATCCGGCAGGCGCCTATGTGCGGACTCACCGCCGCCGGGACTTCGCGGTGGCGCCCTTCGAGCCCACCGTCCTCGATCGCCTCGCTGATAGAGGAATCGTGTCGTACGGGATCGGCAAGATAGGGGAGATCTTCGCGTGGCAGGGGATATGCGAAAGCCCTCATTCTGAGGACAACATGCACGGATTCGACAACCTCATCGAGCGCGTCGCGTCTCTCACCCCGGGTTTTGTCTTTGCCAACCTTGTTGACTTCGACATGATCTGGGGACACCGCAACGACGCCGAGGGCTACGCTCGCGGCCTCGAAGCGGTCGATGCAAGGATCCCCGAGCTCCTTGACGCGATGATCGACGGCGACCTGCTCATAATCACCGCCGATCACGGGTGTGACCCGACCATGCCGTCAACCGACCACAGCCGGGAGTACACTCCAGTTATCGCCAAGGTCAAGGGTGTCGATTCCGGTGTCGACCTAGGGGTGAGGTCGACGTTTTCCGACGTCGGTGAGACAGTGCTCGACTTTTACGGTCTTGCGGGCGCGTGCGGGCGCGGGAGATCGTTTCTCGCCGACGTGCTGCACGCGCCCGACACGAAAGGAGCATCGTGA
- the nuoK gene encoding NADH-quinone oxidoreductase subunit NuoK: MSLLVVSMLLFSVGLYGVLTRRDLVAVLASIEVMLGSATLLLIGMAASSAPIADLDLAGARIEVTAMLIIVLAAAEAAIGLALVVAVARRFRSTNIDELTGLGG, encoded by the coding sequence GTGAGCCTCCTCGTAGTGTCGATGTTGCTGTTCTCAGTCGGGCTCTATGGAGTGCTGACCCGCCGAGACCTTGTGGCTGTGCTGGCGTCCATTGAGGTGATGCTCGGCTCGGCGACACTCCTGTTGATCGGGATGGCGGCATCGAGCGCGCCTATCGCCGATCTTGATCTGGCGGGCGCGCGGATCGAAGTCACCGCAATGCTGATCATCGTGCTGGCCGCCGCCGAGGCGGCGATAGGCCTCGCGCTCGTCGTGGCTGTAGCCCGGCGTTTCCGGTCAACGAACATCGATGAGCTCACTGGGTTGGGAGGGTAG